A genome region from Fervidobacterium changbaicum includes the following:
- a CDS encoding type II toxin-antitoxin system Phd/YefM family antitoxin, whose amino-acid sequence MRVKQDFYSLAEAKAKFSKVVDDAFSKDIIVTKNGKPAVVVMSYEKYAKILDFIDKVWDLYLLDLGDPSLFKELRLEEIFEIEENENSESH is encoded by the coding sequence ATGAGAGTAAAGCAGGATTTTTATTCTTTAGCTGAAGCCAAGGCAAAGTTCTCAAAAGTGGTTGACGATGCGTTTTCTAAGGACATAATAGTCACAAAAAATGGCAAGCCTGCAGTTGTAGTGATGTCTTACGAAAAGTATGCGAAGATTTTGGACTTTATCGATAAAGTATGGGACTTGTACTTGCTTGACCTCGGTGATCCATCCTTATTTAAAGAACTAAGACTGGAAGAAATTTTTGAGATTGAGGAAAATGAAAACAGTGAGAGTCACTAA
- a CDS encoding ABC transporter ATP-binding protein: MAQVNLEHVWKIYEGKVEAVKDATFTVEDKEFVVLLGPSGCGKTTTLRMIAGLEEITKGTIKIDGRVVNDVEPKDRDIAFVFQNYALYPHMTVYENMAFGLKLRKVPKDEIERRVREAARILEIEHLLDRKPRQLSGGQRQRVAVGRAIVRNPKVFLFDEPLSNLDAKLRVQMRAELKKLHMRLEATIVYVTHDQVEAMTMADKIVIMKDGVIQQIGNPYEVYNRPANIFVAGFIGSPSMNFIPGKIIRGEGGLWVKTSGLKLKVPTEYEDKLSKYIDKDIIFGIRPENIYDKMFAIAPKPENTAEVIVDVVEPLGSETLLHVIAGEDRLVARVNAKTQAKEDQKIDLVFDMTTMHIFDKETEKEVLHW; the protein is encoded by the coding sequence ATGGCACAGGTCAACCTTGAACACGTGTGGAAGATCTACGAAGGTAAGGTGGAAGCGGTTAAAGACGCAACTTTTACAGTAGAAGATAAGGAATTTGTAGTATTGTTGGGACCATCAGGTTGTGGAAAGACAACAACCCTCAGAATGATAGCCGGTCTGGAGGAAATCACGAAGGGAACTATTAAAATCGATGGAAGAGTTGTCAACGATGTAGAACCAAAGGACAGAGATATCGCCTTTGTTTTCCAAAACTACGCTCTTTATCCACACATGACGGTATATGAAAACATGGCTTTCGGTTTAAAACTCAGAAAGGTTCCAAAGGATGAAATTGAAAGACGCGTAAGAGAGGCTGCCAGAATTCTGGAAATCGAACACCTGCTTGATAGAAAACCGAGACAACTTTCCGGTGGTCAAAGGCAAAGGGTTGCAGTAGGTAGGGCTATCGTCAGAAATCCAAAGGTCTTCCTATTTGACGAACCTCTTTCAAACCTCGATGCAAAATTACGTGTTCAGATGAGGGCAGAGCTAAAGAAGCTGCACATGAGACTTGAAGCAACTATTGTTTACGTTACACACGACCAGGTTGAAGCAATGACTATGGCAGATAAGATAGTCATTATGAAAGACGGGGTCATTCAACAAATAGGAAATCCTTACGAAGTTTATAATAGACCTGCGAATATATTTGTCGCGGGGTTCATCGGAAGCCCATCGATGAACTTCATCCCTGGTAAAATCATCCGCGGTGAGGGCGGACTTTGGGTCAAGACAAGTGGTCTAAAACTAAAGGTTCCAACAGAATACGAAGACAAGTTGTCGAAGTACATCGACAAAGACATAATCTTTGGTATCAGACCTGAGAACATTTATGATAAGATGTTTGCAATTGCTCCGAAACCAGAAAACACAGCTGAGGTTATAGTTGATGTCGTTGAACCGCTTGGAAGTGAAACACTTTTACACGTAATAGCAGGAGAAGACAGATTGGTTGCAAGGGTTAACGCAAAGACGCAGGCAAAGGAAGATCAGAAAATCGATTTGGTCTTCGATATGACTACTATGCACATATTTGACAAAGAGACAGAAAAAGAAGTACTGCACTGGTAA
- a CDS encoding 16S rRNA (uracil(1498)-N(3))-methyltransferase, with amino-acid sequence MPNLYFCIPKDDSVYFDEHEVTHMKVMRLKEGEIIEATDGNGGKYKVVLKKIDKLSALGSVISYEFVENTEGRLVLFAPSGRWERLRWTIEKAVELGVDEIYVFNNERASRHYEDKQEKLELVVREAAKQCVRYNFPSIKPIEFLDIFSLAPESTYILDFKGRKIPKRISKNVGLIAGPEGGFSRKELALLKKHFKSICLGKKILRFETAIILATGVFSMKLGKI; translated from the coding sequence TTGCCGAATTTATATTTCTGTATTCCAAAAGATGATTCTGTGTATTTCGATGAGCACGAAGTCACCCATATGAAAGTGATGAGACTTAAAGAAGGTGAAATCATTGAAGCCACCGATGGGAACGGTGGGAAATACAAAGTTGTTCTTAAGAAGATAGATAAGTTATCCGCTCTTGGAAGTGTGATAAGTTACGAATTCGTTGAAAACACTGAAGGTAGGCTTGTCCTCTTTGCTCCATCTGGTCGCTGGGAAAGGTTAAGGTGGACAATTGAAAAAGCTGTCGAGTTAGGAGTTGATGAGATTTATGTATTCAACAACGAACGAGCATCAAGACACTACGAGGACAAACAAGAAAAATTGGAACTTGTTGTAAGGGAAGCTGCGAAACAGTGTGTTCGATACAATTTTCCCTCGATTAAGCCTATAGAGTTCTTGGACATATTTTCTCTAGCTCCAGAAAGCACATACATACTTGATTTTAAGGGGCGGAAAATTCCAAAGAGGATTTCAAAAAACGTTGGTCTCATCGCAGGTCCGGAAGGCGGATTTAGTCGCAAGGAACTTGCCTTACTGAAAAAGCACTTTAAAAGCATATGCCTCGGGAAAAAGATTCTAAGATTTGAAACAGCTATAATTCTTGCCACAGGTGTGTTCAGTATGAAACTTGGAAAGATATAG
- a CDS encoding ROK family transcriptional regulator, with the protein MTKKLNPVSMKRENKRTILRYLMEKGQASRAELSRETGLAQSAVWRIIGELENEGLLEVRGVSTSVGRSSILYGPTRSFVTSVVYNVEIFETLVGVGYLDGSWDIVDSFKTEREFEKFREKVVNSFDKLTKEYPLNATVSKVVFSLPGIVNYENKTLMCAPNLDWKNIDFKKVFDTLGVEVLIENDANLSMLAERFFSQDIKHSKVAFFLYFGEGIGGAILVNGNIVRGRNSAAGEIGHVAVNGVELEKYLSPARLVSTFEKIISHTKVTNRTLQERFCHLTKLWKDGNKEVKSFVERYIHHLALTLRNIIYFINPDVIVLGGLINNIYRTFGNFIEDELYKSLDKDMFNAVIRDTVFENVPPSLVGANVLVLEHFLRTL; encoded by the coding sequence GTGACAAAAAAACTTAACCCTGTATCTATGAAAAGAGAAAATAAAAGAACCATTCTTCGATACCTCATGGAGAAAGGTCAGGCAAGTCGTGCTGAACTCTCTAGGGAAACGGGGCTCGCTCAAAGTGCTGTTTGGAGAATAATAGGTGAGCTTGAAAATGAGGGATTACTTGAGGTTAGGGGTGTATCCACTAGTGTTGGGAGAAGTTCAATACTCTACGGACCAACTCGGTCTTTTGTAACGTCCGTTGTTTACAACGTAGAGATCTTCGAGACGCTTGTTGGTGTTGGATACCTCGACGGTTCGTGGGATATTGTGGACAGTTTTAAGACGGAGAGAGAGTTTGAGAAGTTCAGAGAAAAAGTCGTGAACAGTTTTGATAAGCTTACAAAAGAATATCCACTTAACGCGACTGTTTCAAAAGTTGTCTTTTCGCTTCCCGGGATTGTGAATTACGAGAACAAGACGCTCATGTGTGCCCCTAATCTTGATTGGAAGAATATAGATTTTAAAAAGGTATTTGATACCTTGGGTGTAGAAGTTCTTATTGAGAATGATGCAAATCTTTCAATGCTTGCTGAACGGTTCTTTTCGCAAGATATCAAGCACTCAAAGGTAGCGTTTTTCCTTTATTTTGGTGAAGGAATCGGCGGTGCAATTTTGGTGAACGGGAACATTGTGCGAGGTCGAAATTCTGCAGCCGGCGAAATAGGTCATGTTGCGGTCAACGGCGTAGAACTTGAAAAATACCTTTCACCGGCAAGATTAGTTAGTACCTTCGAAAAAATTATCAGTCATACTAAGGTTACTAATAGAACTTTGCAGGAAAGATTTTGCCATCTGACAAAACTGTGGAAGGATGGTAACAAGGAGGTAAAGAGTTTTGTAGAAAGGTATATCCATCACTTAGCTCTTACACTAAGGAACATCATTTACTTTATCAACCCGGACGTTATCGTGTTAGGAGGCCTGATTAACAACATATACAGAACTTTTGGGAATTTCATTGAAGATGAACTTTACAAATCGTTGGATAAGGATATGTTCAATGCGGTTATAAGAGACACTGTTTTTGAGAACGTTCCACCCTCTTTGGTTGGCGCGAATGTGCTGGTTCTCGAGCATTTCTTGCGAACGTTGTAA
- a CDS encoding ABC transporter substrate-binding protein, which translates to MRRLGTFFLLLVVVSLSLAAVTLPREETVYIAGALWGPATTWNLYAAQSTWGTDQFLFLPAFQYDLGRDAWIPVIAEKYEFVNSTTLRIYIRKEAKWSDGRDITSEDFMYTFQLTKELGIGPGAGWDNYVESINRIGAKVVEFKAKTKPLNYFQFLSYALGAQPMPKHVYEGLKAKKINIGDWANDKPSEQVVSGPYKIYFYTPDIVVYQRIDNWWGKDIFGLPRPKYIAHVIYKDNPAATLAIERGDVDWAGLFIPSVWEMWQKKNLPVGTWYKSKPYFLPDGVGFVYLNNTKPGLSDPAVRKAIAYAIPYDDMLEKAYFGYGSQAHPSFVIDLFEPNKQYINYDLWKKTFGTADGRPEYDLDKAKKILDEAGYKVGKDGIRVGPDGKRLSYTISVPYGWTDWMMMCELIAKSLKQIGIEVTTEFPDFSVWADRMTKGTFDMIISWSVGPSFDHPFNIYRFVLDKRLSAPVGEVTWAGDWERYDNDEIVKLLDTAVSTLDPTVRKNAYFRIQEIIAKDMPSIPAFYTAHWYEYSTKYWVNWPNQDRPYWFRPAPWHADTWPVLFGISPAKNPQPIPKWLETTDKGGIEIPTSKIFKDLQSAKK; encoded by the coding sequence ATGAGACGTTTGGGTACTTTTTTTCTTTTGTTGGTAGTTGTTTCGTTAAGCTTGGCTGCAGTAACACTGCCACGAGAGGAAACTGTTTACATTGCGGGTGCATTGTGGGGACCTGCAACAACTTGGAATCTTTACGCAGCACAGTCAACGTGGGGAACAGATCAGTTCTTGTTCTTGCCAGCTTTTCAGTATGACCTTGGTAGAGATGCTTGGATTCCAGTTATTGCTGAGAAGTATGAGTTTGTGAACAGTACAACACTGAGAATTTACATCCGCAAAGAAGCGAAGTGGAGTGATGGAAGAGACATCACATCAGAGGACTTCATGTACACATTCCAACTCACGAAAGAACTCGGTATAGGTCCTGGAGCAGGATGGGACAACTACGTTGAATCCATAAACCGTATAGGAGCGAAAGTTGTAGAATTCAAGGCAAAGACAAAACCACTTAACTACTTCCAATTCCTCTCTTACGCACTCGGTGCACAACCAATGCCAAAACATGTTTATGAAGGTCTCAAAGCGAAGAAAATCAACATTGGAGATTGGGCAAACGACAAACCATCAGAACAAGTCGTTTCCGGCCCTTACAAAATCTATTTCTACACCCCTGATATAGTGGTATACCAAAGAATCGACAACTGGTGGGGTAAAGATATTTTTGGACTTCCACGACCCAAGTACATCGCTCACGTAATTTACAAAGACAATCCAGCTGCAACATTGGCCATTGAAAGAGGAGACGTAGACTGGGCAGGATTGTTCATACCAAGCGTTTGGGAAATGTGGCAAAAGAAGAACCTTCCAGTAGGAACGTGGTACAAATCAAAACCGTACTTCTTACCAGATGGTGTCGGGTTTGTTTATTTGAACAACACAAAGCCAGGACTCTCTGACCCGGCAGTGAGAAAAGCTATCGCATACGCTATCCCATACGATGACATGCTAGAAAAGGCGTATTTCGGATACGGAAGCCAAGCTCATCCTTCGTTTGTTATTGACCTCTTTGAACCGAATAAGCAATACATCAATTACGACCTCTGGAAAAAGACATTTGGAACAGCAGATGGAAGACCAGAATATGACCTTGACAAGGCAAAGAAAATACTTGACGAAGCAGGATACAAGGTTGGTAAAGATGGTATCCGAGTTGGACCAGATGGAAAGAGGCTGTCTTACACGATCTCGGTTCCATACGGTTGGACAGACTGGATGATGATGTGTGAATTGATAGCTAAGAGTTTAAAACAAATAGGTATTGAAGTTACTACAGAATTTCCAGACTTCTCAGTATGGGCTGATAGAATGACAAAGGGAACGTTCGATATGATTATTTCCTGGAGCGTTGGACCAAGCTTTGATCATCCGTTCAACATCTATAGATTCGTTCTTGACAAGAGGCTTTCAGCACCAGTAGGAGAAGTTACATGGGCAGGAGATTGGGAACGCTACGATAATGACGAGATTGTAAAGCTTCTTGATACAGCAGTTTCTACACTCGATCCAACAGTAAGAAAGAACGCTTACTTCAGAATCCAAGAAATAATTGCCAAAGATATGCCTTCTATACCTGCATTCTATACTGCCCACTGGTACGAATATTCGACAAAGTACTGGGTCAACTGGCCGAACCAAGATAGGCCATACTGGTTCAGACCAGCTCCATGGCATGCGGATACGTGGCCAGTTCTTTTCGGAATTTCACCAGCCAAAAACCCACAACCAATTCCAAAATGGCTCGAAACAACAGACAAGGGCGGAATTGAAATACCAACATCAAAGATCTTCAAAGACCTTCAATCCGCAAAGAAATAG
- a CDS encoding ABC transporter permease: protein MKFKPMLKFIGRRFLFLLLTYIVATTIVFILPRAIPGNPLSQLLSNLSRVAQANPESIRAAEKVLLEQFGTDKPVIVQYFSFISKALQGDLGTSITYYPRKVIDLIVPVIPWTLFLLLPATLTAWWLGNRLGAIAGYKRNTWIDKWVLTSSMILSQVPYYWLGMIFIYLFGVKLGWFPVSGAYSQGTIPSLTWKFFVDVLRHYIMPFASIVISAMGGWAIGMRVMIVYELGSDYALFSEYLGMEDRRIFKYAYRNSLLPQITGLALSLGGALGGALITEIVFNYPGTGYLLFKGLTTLDYPMIQGIFVILIASIYLANFVVDFVYALIDPRIRLGQEE, encoded by the coding sequence ATGAAATTTAAACCGATGCTTAAATTTATTGGAAGAAGATTTCTGTTCCTCTTATTAACGTACATAGTTGCAACCACTATTGTATTTATACTTCCTCGTGCAATTCCAGGTAACCCACTTTCTCAGCTTTTGTCGAATTTGTCCCGAGTTGCTCAAGCAAACCCTGAATCAATAAGAGCAGCAGAAAAGGTGTTACTTGAACAGTTTGGAACCGACAAGCCCGTCATTGTTCAATATTTTAGCTTCATATCGAAGGCCTTGCAAGGGGATTTGGGAACCTCGATAACATATTATCCAAGGAAGGTAATAGATTTAATTGTACCGGTTATCCCATGGACTTTGTTCTTGTTACTTCCAGCAACATTAACCGCATGGTGGCTTGGTAACCGACTTGGAGCAATTGCAGGATACAAAAGAAACACGTGGATAGACAAATGGGTCTTGACTTCATCGATGATTCTCTCGCAGGTTCCTTACTACTGGCTTGGAATGATTTTCATATACCTGTTCGGCGTGAAGTTAGGATGGTTCCCAGTTAGTGGTGCCTACTCTCAGGGAACAATACCAAGTCTTACTTGGAAGTTTTTTGTTGACGTGTTAAGACATTATATAATGCCGTTCGCATCGATTGTGATATCCGCCATGGGTGGATGGGCAATTGGAATGAGAGTGATGATTGTTTACGAGCTTGGAAGCGATTACGCGTTATTTTCAGAGTACTTAGGTATGGAAGACAGAAGGATATTCAAGTATGCTTACAGGAATTCTTTACTACCTCAAATCACCGGACTTGCGTTAAGCTTAGGTGGAGCGTTAGGTGGAGCATTGATAACGGAAATAGTTTTCAATTACCCTGGAACGGGATATTTACTTTTCAAAGGGCTCACAACTCTCGACTACCCGATGATACAAGGAATATTTGTCATACTCATAGCTTCTATATACCTTGCGAACTTTGTAGTTGACTTTGTGTATGCTTTAATAGATCCAAGGATAAGACTTGGTCAGGAGGAATGA
- a CDS encoding ABC transporter permease translates to MLLTMIRPLFKNKKFIIGMIIFLLFLLTGLLGPYFYKVDPTEMSWDYEQAPSAKHPLGTDTYGRDILAQLLYGIRASLYIGFFAALISLVIGSIIGSLAAVKRGIIDDVLMAITNIVLTTPSILVAILIASYLRFRSLEVVAVILGLFQWPWYARAIRAQLMSVMSREYVYLSRMAGYSDLRLVIEDLLPTIATYAFMSFVLFINGGIMGEAGLSLIGLGPTQGISLGLMLQWSVLMDGIRRGLWWWFVPPGIAIVAVTASLMVISTTMDEVFNPRLREE, encoded by the coding sequence ATGCTGTTGACAATGATAAGACCACTTTTTAAGAATAAAAAGTTTATTATTGGAATGATTATCTTTTTACTCTTTCTTTTAACAGGACTTTTAGGTCCGTATTTCTACAAAGTTGATCCCACTGAGATGTCATGGGATTACGAGCAGGCACCGTCTGCTAAGCACCCTTTGGGAACAGACACCTATGGTAGAGATATCTTGGCTCAACTTCTCTACGGCATTCGTGCTTCATTGTACATCGGTTTCTTTGCAGCTCTAATCTCATTGGTGATAGGCTCAATAATAGGAAGCTTGGCTGCTGTTAAGAGAGGAATCATTGACGACGTTTTGATGGCAATAACCAACATCGTTCTAACAACACCATCTATACTGGTCGCCATATTAATTGCCAGCTACCTTCGTTTTAGAAGTCTGGAAGTTGTAGCGGTTATCCTTGGACTTTTCCAATGGCCATGGTACGCAAGAGCAATAAGAGCTCAGTTGATGAGTGTAATGTCTCGCGAGTATGTCTACCTTTCGAGAATGGCTGGATATTCAGATCTGAGGCTGGTTATCGAAGACCTGCTCCCAACGATAGCAACTTATGCCTTCATGTCTTTTGTGTTGTTCATCAACGGTGGAATAATGGGCGAAGCCGGTTTGAGCTTGATAGGTCTTGGACCTACACAAGGCATATCGTTAGGTCTGATGCTTCAGTGGTCGGTGTTAATGGATGGTATAAGAAGAGGCCTTTGGTGGTGGTTCGTCCCACCCGGAATAGCAATTGTTGCGGTAACAGCTTCTTTGATGGTCATAAGTACCACGATGGATGAAGTTTTCAATCCACGTTTGAGGGAGGAATAA
- a CDS encoding ABC transporter ATP-binding protein yields the protein MKEVLLKVENAKAYYKLEKATVRAVDDVSFEIHEGEVIGIVGESGSGKTTLSNLIFMNMLKPLTLVDGKVFLKVNGKFEEISSMSREEVKRKFWGKDITIIPQSAMNALMPTIKMSKYVEHLAQSHNIEPNDLVKKAEERFKEVGLNPLWLNRYPFELSGGMRQRAVIALATLLNPKLLVADEPTSALDVVNQKVLLQVLMQLKRAEIVKSIVFITHDIATIRQIADRMIVMYAGKIVEFSEMEKILEKPLHPYTTGLLNSVLTPEPEIRTRGISMIPGAPANLINPPSGCRFHPRCPYAMDICKEKEPKLVEVEPGRKVACFLHQEANRV from the coding sequence GTGAAAGAAGTGCTATTAAAGGTTGAAAATGCAAAAGCTTATTATAAATTGGAAAAGGCCACGGTAAGAGCGGTTGACGATGTGTCTTTTGAAATACACGAAGGTGAAGTTATCGGTATAGTGGGGGAATCAGGATCCGGAAAGACAACACTCTCAAACCTTATTTTCATGAACATGCTAAAACCACTGACGTTGGTTGATGGAAAAGTGTTTCTAAAGGTGAATGGGAAATTCGAGGAAATTTCTTCAATGTCAAGAGAAGAGGTAAAACGCAAGTTCTGGGGTAAAGATATAACTATCATCCCACAAAGTGCTATGAACGCGTTGATGCCCACAATTAAAATGTCGAAATACGTTGAACATTTGGCACAGTCACACAACATTGAACCAAATGACCTAGTAAAAAAAGCGGAGGAACGATTCAAAGAAGTTGGACTCAATCCTTTGTGGCTGAACAGATATCCATTCGAATTGAGCGGCGGCATGAGGCAAAGGGCAGTTATCGCTTTAGCAACGCTACTAAATCCGAAGTTGCTTGTTGCCGATGAACCGACATCTGCACTTGATGTCGTCAATCAAAAAGTCTTACTTCAAGTTCTGATGCAACTGAAAAGGGCAGAAATCGTTAAGAGCATAGTCTTCATCACACACGATATTGCAACCATCAGGCAGATAGCTGACAGAATGATCGTTATGTATGCAGGAAAGATCGTAGAGTTTTCTGAAATGGAGAAAATATTGGAAAAACCTCTCCATCCGTACACAACGGGACTCTTGAATTCCGTTTTGACACCTGAACCAGAGATAAGAACAAGAGGCATCAGCATGATCCCTGGTGCGCCTGCAAACCTTATAAATCCACCATCTGGTTGCAGATTTCATCCAAGATGTCCATATGCAATGGATATATGTAAGGAGAAAGAACCAAAGCTTGTCGAGGTTGAACCAGGTAGAAAAGTCGCATGTTTTCTCCACCAGGAGGCGAATAGAGTATGA